A genomic region of Nodularia sp. LEGE 06071 contains the following coding sequences:
- the gcvH gene encoding glycine cleavage system protein GcvH produces MSFEYPQDFRYLDTHEYVRLDGEIGTIGITEFAVDQMGDVVFLELPDIGDLLTKGETFGTIESVKAVEDLNSPVTGTVIERNEALIESPEEIADDPYGEAWLLKVRVNDADEVLDALTADEYRALVEGE; encoded by the coding sequence ATGTCGTTTGAATATCCGCAGGATTTTAGATACCTGGATACTCATGAATATGTGCGGCTAGATGGTGAAATTGGCACCATTGGCATTACTGAATTTGCTGTAGACCAAATGGGTGATGTCGTATTTTTGGAATTACCAGACATTGGTGATTTGCTGACCAAGGGTGAAACTTTTGGCACAATTGAATCTGTGAAAGCCGTTGAAGACCTGAATTCACCAGTCACCGGCACAGTCATAGAACGCAATGAAGCTTTGATTGAATCTCCCGAAGAAATAGCAGATGACCCTTATGGGGAAGCCTGGCTATTAAAAGTACGTGTCAATGATGCAGATGAAGTTCTGGATGCTTTGACAGCCGATGAGTATCGCGCCCTAGTAGAAGGCGAGTAG
- a CDS encoding helix-hairpin-helix domain-containing protein, which produces MNWLPLNSKLQKLRAKLLNDPYYRLQSGEEIQLAVKLGIRIDANQATVDDWLRLPGLSIHQGRSLVELSRSGVKFYCIEDVAAALAIPTQRLEPLKPLLIFIYYDNESLDYPTQLVNPNTATVEQLVTIPFMDVSLAEAVVQNRLSAGLYRNLADLQRRLDLPGEAIAQLMYFLRF; this is translated from the coding sequence ATGAACTGGCTACCTTTAAATTCCAAGTTGCAAAAACTCCGTGCCAAACTCCTCAATGACCCTTATTATCGATTACAGTCTGGGGAGGAAATTCAGCTGGCGGTAAAATTGGGGATACGGATTGATGCGAATCAAGCGACTGTGGATGATTGGTTACGGCTACCTGGTTTGTCAATTCACCAAGGGCGATCGCTTGTGGAACTTTCCCGCTCTGGTGTTAAATTTTACTGCATTGAAGATGTGGCTGCGGCTTTAGCTATACCGACTCAGCGACTCGAACCCTTAAAGCCTCTGCTAATTTTTATTTACTATGACAACGAATCTTTAGATTATCCGACTCAGTTAGTTAACCCGAATACGGCGACGGTTGAACAATTAGTGACAATTCCTTTTATGGATGTATCTCTGGCTGAGGCTGTCGTTCAAAATCGTCTATCGGCTGGGCTTTACCGCAACTTGGCTGATTTACAGCGACGGTTGGATCTACCTGGTGAGGCGATCGCCCAGCTGATGTATTTTCTCCGCTTTTGA
- a CDS encoding bifunctional serine/threonine-protein kinase/formylglycine-generating enzyme family protein, protein MQICQNPNCSNPFNPEGNRFCMSCGQSNFGKFMRNRYRVLRLLGEGGFSRTYATEDADRLNAPCVIKQFFPQVQGTIQRNKAAEFFKEEAFRLYELGENHTQIPRLLAYFEQGSSLYLVQEFIEGQTLLQEVQQKPFTEEQIYQLLTDLLPVLQFVHAANVIHRDIKPENIIRRDSDGKPVLIDFGGAKQVTQTTLARQATVIYTIGYAPSEQMAGFPCHGSDLYALGVTCVRLLTQCLPCQNTYGEINDPLYDAMNGNWLWQEELQKKGMTIGDELSQILNKLLKHLASERYQTATEVINDLKSLKKTAIEVKGREIPLPVLIKLPPPKKVTPPLPPLETFKFEVVTLDTAGREVNRNFLSAKFFAEKISQAITLEMVSIPGGSFMMGSPEFEGDADERPQHEVILNPFFMGKYPVTQAQWKAVAALPQVKQRLNPHPSKFKGANLPVERVSWYEAVEFCARLSAKTGREYRLPSESEWEYACRAGTTTSFHFGEMITSDLVNCSCKETTDVGSFEVANAFGLYDMHGLVWEWCADTWHNDYRGAPADGTAWEVEGDFYRRLLRGGSWSFSAELCRSASRSWNDSDGGLRICGFRVVFSTVP, encoded by the coding sequence ATGCAAATTTGCCAAAATCCCAATTGCTCGAATCCATTCAACCCTGAAGGCAATAGATTTTGCATGAGTTGCGGACAAAGTAACTTTGGCAAATTTATGCGAAATCGCTATCGCGTCTTGAGACTTTTAGGTGAAGGTGGATTTAGCAGAACTTATGCAACTGAAGACGCAGACAGACTGAATGCGCCTTGCGTCATCAAACAATTTTTTCCTCAAGTTCAAGGTACAATCCAACGCAACAAAGCCGCCGAATTTTTCAAAGAAGAGGCATTTCGGTTATATGAATTAGGAGAAAATCATACTCAAATTCCCAGATTATTGGCTTATTTTGAACAAGGTTCCAGCTTGTATCTGGTGCAAGAATTTATCGAAGGGCAAACTCTTTTACAAGAAGTTCAGCAAAAACCTTTTACTGAAGAGCAAATTTACCAGCTTTTAACTGATTTATTACCAGTTCTGCAATTTGTTCATGCTGCTAACGTGATTCATCGAGATATCAAACCAGAAAACATCATTCGCCGTGACAGTGATGGGAAACCAGTATTAATTGACTTTGGTGGTGCTAAACAGGTCACACAAACAACTTTAGCTAGACAAGCTACGGTGATTTATACCATTGGTTATGCACCATCTGAACAAATGGCGGGATTTCCTTGTCATGGAAGTGATTTATATGCTTTGGGTGTAACTTGCGTGCGTCTGTTAACGCAATGTTTACCATGCCAAAATACTTATGGGGAAATTAATGATCCTCTTTATGATGCCATGAACGGTAATTGGTTATGGCAAGAAGAATTACAGAAAAAAGGCATGACTATCGGCGACGAATTAAGCCAAATTTTAAATAAATTATTAAAACATTTAGCGAGTGAAAGATATCAAACAGCCACAGAGGTGATCAATGATTTGAAATCTCTCAAAAAAACGGCTATTGAAGTAAAAGGTCGAGAAATTCCTTTACCTGTATTAATCAAATTACCACCACCAAAGAAAGTCACACCTCCATTACCCCCCTTAGAAACATTTAAGTTTGAAGTAGTTACACTAGATACAGCAGGTAGAGAAGTCAACCGCAATTTCCTGAGCGCCAAATTTTTTGCCGAAAAAATCAGCCAAGCCATAACACTGGAAATGGTGTCAATTCCCGGTGGTAGTTTCATGATGGGTTCGCCAGAGTTTGAAGGAGATGCTGACGAACGTCCTCAACACGAAGTGATTCTCAACCCATTCTTTATGGGTAAATATCCCGTAACTCAAGCTCAATGGAAAGCTGTAGCCGCTTTACCTCAAGTCAAACAACGGTTAAATCCTCATCCCTCAAAATTTAAAGGTGCTAATCTTCCTGTAGAAAGAGTCTCTTGGTACGAAGCGGTAGAATTTTGCGCCAGACTGTCCGCAAAAACCGGACGTGAATATCGTTTACCCAGCGAATCTGAATGGGAATATGCTTGTCGCGCCGGAACTACGACTTCGTTCCACTTTGGGGAAATGATTACCAGTGATTTAGTGAATTGTAGCTGCAAAGAAACAACCGATGTCGGCAGTTTTGAGGTGGCAAACGCTTTCGGATTGTATGATATGCACGGGCTGGTGTGGGAGTGGTGTGCTGATACTTGGCATAATGATTATCGGGGCGCACCTGCTGATGGAACGGCCTGGGAAGTTGAGGGTGACTTTTATCGTCGCTTATTACGTGGCGGTTCTTGGAGTTTTAGTGCAGAACTTTGTCGTAGCGCTAGCCGGAGTTGGAATGATTCTGATGGTGGTTTGAGGATATGCGGTTTTCGGGTGGTATTTTCCACAGTTCCCTAG
- a CDS encoding glycosyltransferase family 4 protein: MRIAQIAPLLERVPPPAYGGIELVVGLLTDELVRRGHEVTLFASGDSISLAKLVSVHPRALRLDPDVKEHNIYEMLQLGFVYERAEEFDIIHSHVCCAALPYANLIKTPTIHTLHGIFTPDNEKMFQYAKNQPFVSISNAQRELRLGLNYVSTVYNGIDVNSYKFHPQPDNPPYLAFLGRISPEKGTHLAIAIAKQTGYHLKIAGKVDVVDQEYFEEQIKPHIDGQQIEYLGEANHSQKNALMGGAVATLFPITWREPFGLVMVESMAAGTPVIAMKLGSTVEVIKHGKSGFLCNNVAEFISAIDQVRQLDRYVCREYVENYFSLQQMTDGYEAVYRQIIQEKSAQNANIQDVVSLGMSSNS, encoded by the coding sequence ATGCGAATTGCTCAAATTGCCCCATTATTAGAGAGAGTACCGCCTCCAGCTTATGGCGGAATAGAGTTAGTGGTAGGATTACTAACTGATGAATTAGTTCGCCGGGGACATGAAGTTACGCTATTTGCTTCAGGAGATTCTATTAGTTTGGCAAAGCTAGTATCAGTTCATCCCCGTGCCTTAAGACTCGATCCAGACGTGAAAGAACATAACATATATGAAATGTTACAACTAGGTTTTGTCTATGAACGGGCAGAGGAATTTGACATTATTCATTCCCATGTATGCTGTGCGGCACTACCCTATGCGAATCTGATTAAAACACCCACGATTCATACCTTACATGGTATTTTTACCCCTGATAACGAAAAGATGTTTCAGTATGCTAAAAACCAACCTTTTGTGAGTATTTCCAATGCCCAGAGGGAACTCAGGTTAGGCTTAAACTATGTATCAACGGTTTACAATGGGATTGATGTTAACAGTTATAAATTTCATCCCCAACCGGATAATCCACCATACTTGGCGTTTTTAGGGCGGATATCTCCGGAGAAAGGCACACACTTAGCGATCGCCATTGCTAAACAAACAGGTTACCATTTGAAAATCGCCGGGAAGGTCGATGTAGTTGACCAAGAATACTTTGAGGAACAAATCAAGCCACACATCGATGGTCAGCAAATTGAGTATTTGGGTGAAGCAAACCATAGCCAAAAAAATGCCCTGATGGGAGGTGCAGTCGCAACTCTTTTCCCCATCACTTGGCGAGAACCTTTTGGGTTAGTGATGGTAGAATCAATGGCAGCAGGTACACCCGTGATTGCGATGAAACTCGGATCTACTGTTGAGGTAATTAAACACGGAAAGTCTGGCTTTCTATGCAATAACGTGGCAGAATTTATTAGTGCTATTGATCAGGTAAGGCAGTTAGACCGCTATGTTTGCCGAGAGTATGTCGAAAATTACTTTAGCCTGCAACAAATGACCGATGGTTATGAGGCAGTATATCGGCAAATTATCCAAGAAAAATCTGCTCAAAATGCTAATATCCAGGATGTGGTGAGTCTAGGTATGAGCAGCAATTCCTGA
- the gcvP gene encoding aminomethyl-transferring glycine dehydrogenase, with amino-acid sequence MVSQRSPKSSNFAQRHIGPNSDDIQQMLEVLGLQNLDSLIDKTVPQGIRLQKSLKLPPAQSEYAALARLKQIAAKNQVCRSYIGTGYYDCITPPVIQRNILENPGWYTAYTPYQPEIAQGRLEALLNFQTMIIDLTGLEIANASLLDEATAAAEAMSLSYGVCKNQANAYFVSENCHPQTIDVLKTRAKPLGIKIIIGDHQTFDFAEPIFGAVLQYPASDGTIYDYRAFIEKAHAEGALVTVAADPLSLTLLTPPGEFGADIAVGSTQRFGIPLGFGGPHAAYFATKAEYKRLVPGRIVGVSKDAQGKPALRLALQTREQHIRREKATSNICTAQVLLAVMASMYAVYHGADGIRNIAENVHQLTVTLAAGLKRLGYKINSEHFFDTLQVDLGTQSVKAILEACQGRNINLRIFDATSVGISLDETTTPEDLIDLWQIFAGTDHLPFTIEELPPSSHIPFPRTSNYLTHPVFNRYHSETELLRYLHQLETKDLSLTTSMIPLGSCTMKLNATSEMIPVTWEEFGKIHPFAPPSQTRGYQILFQQLEAWLAEITGFAGVSLQPNAGSQGEYAGLLVIRQYHETRGEGHRNICLIPESAHGTNPASAVMCGMKVVAVACDKFGNIDLDDLQGKAEKHSQQLAALMVTYPSTHGVFEEGIQEICAVVHSHGGQVYMDGANMNAQVGICRPGDIGADVCHLNLHKTFCIPHGGGGPGMGPIGVAEHLVPFLPGHPVVPKTQHSQIGAIAAAPWGSASILVISWMYIAMMGAEGLTDATKVAILNANYIAHRLSDYYPVLYKGKNDLVAHECILDLRSLKKSASIEIDDIAKRLIDYGFHAPTVSWPVAGTIMVEPTESESKEELDRFCDALIAIRGEISAIESGKMDIQDNLLKNAPHTAQSLIVGEWNHGYSREQAAYPAPWTREHKFWPSVGRVDAAFGDRNFVCSCLPMEAYQ; translated from the coding sequence ATGGTGAGTCAAAGGAGTCCCAAGTCAAGTAATTTCGCACAACGACATATTGGCCCTAACTCTGATGACATCCAGCAAATGCTTGAGGTTTTGGGTTTACAAAATCTGGACTCCCTGATTGACAAAACAGTACCGCAGGGTATTCGACTCCAGAAAAGCCTCAAGTTACCACCAGCCCAAAGTGAGTATGCAGCACTGGCAAGATTAAAACAAATTGCTGCCAAAAATCAGGTGTGCCGTTCATATATCGGTACGGGATACTACGACTGTATCACTCCCCCGGTCATTCAACGGAATATTCTGGAAAATCCTGGTTGGTATACAGCCTATACTCCCTATCAGCCAGAAATTGCCCAAGGAAGACTGGAAGCGCTGCTGAATTTTCAGACGATGATTATTGACCTCACAGGGTTGGAAATTGCCAATGCTTCCTTACTTGATGAAGCGACAGCCGCAGCCGAAGCTATGAGTCTCAGTTATGGTGTGTGCAAAAATCAGGCAAATGCTTATTTTGTCTCTGAGAATTGCCATCCCCAAACTATCGATGTGTTAAAAACTAGGGCTAAACCCTTGGGGATTAAGATCATTATCGGTGATCATCAGACATTTGATTTTGCTGAACCGATTTTTGGGGCTGTTCTGCAATATCCCGCCAGTGATGGCACGATTTACGACTACCGCGCTTTTATTGAAAAAGCCCATGCTGAGGGTGCATTGGTGACGGTAGCGGCAGATCCTTTAAGTTTAACTTTACTCACGCCACCTGGAGAATTTGGGGCTGATATTGCTGTGGGCAGTACTCAGCGCTTTGGTATTCCCTTGGGGTTTGGGGGACCTCATGCGGCTTACTTCGCTACGAAAGCAGAGTATAAACGGCTGGTTCCAGGGCGAATTGTGGGAGTATCAAAAGATGCTCAAGGTAAACCCGCTTTACGTCTGGCTTTGCAAACCCGTGAACAGCACATTCGTAGAGAAAAAGCAACTAGTAATATCTGTACGGCACAGGTTTTATTGGCAGTGATGGCGAGTATGTACGCTGTATATCATGGTGCGGATGGTATCAGGAATATTGCTGAGAATGTTCACCAGTTAACTGTCACTTTGGCAGCAGGATTGAAGCGGTTAGGATACAAGATTAATTCTGAACATTTCTTTGATACGCTGCAAGTGGATTTAGGTACACAATCTGTCAAAGCTATTCTGGAAGCTTGTCAAGGGCGAAATATTAATCTGCGGATTTTCGATGCTACATCTGTGGGGATTTCCTTAGACGAAACCACGACACCAGAAGATTTAATTGACCTCTGGCAGATTTTTGCAGGTACAGATCATCTTCCCTTTACCATAGAAGAATTACCCCCATCTTCTCACATCCCCTTCCCCCGTACCAGTAACTATCTGACTCATCCTGTATTCAATCGCTATCATTCAGAAACTGAGTTGTTGCGTTATCTGCATCAGCTAGAAACGAAGGATTTGTCTTTAACTACATCGATGATTCCTTTGGGTTCCTGCACAATGAAGTTGAATGCAACATCTGAGATGATTCCGGTGACTTGGGAGGAATTTGGCAAGATTCATCCTTTTGCGCCACCGTCACAAACACGGGGTTATCAAATTCTGTTCCAGCAACTTGAGGCATGGTTGGCTGAAATTACGGGATTTGCAGGAGTTTCTCTCCAACCTAATGCTGGTTCTCAAGGGGAATACGCAGGACTTTTAGTGATTCGGCAATATCACGAAACTCGTGGGGAAGGACACCGCAATATCTGTTTGATTCCGGAATCAGCACATGGAACTAATCCAGCTAGTGCGGTGATGTGCGGCATGAAGGTGGTGGCTGTGGCTTGTGATAAATTCGGTAATATTGACCTAGATGATTTGCAAGGGAAGGCTGAAAAACACAGTCAGCAACTGGCGGCTTTAATGGTGACTTATCCTTCAACTCACGGTGTGTTTGAGGAAGGAATTCAGGAAATCTGCGCTGTTGTGCATAGTCACGGTGGACAAGTTTATATGGATGGGGCGAATATGAATGCCCAAGTGGGTATTTGCCGTCCTGGCGATATTGGCGCGGATGTCTGTCATTTAAATCTGCACAAAACTTTTTGTATTCCTCATGGTGGCGGGGGCCCTGGTATGGGACCGATTGGTGTGGCGGAACATCTTGTACCGTTCCTTCCTGGACATCCTGTTGTACCTAAGACTCAGCATTCTCAGATTGGGGCGATCGCAGCTGCGCCTTGGGGTAGTGCTAGTATTTTAGTGATTTCCTGGATGTACATTGCCATGATGGGTGCTGAGGGTTTGACTGATGCAACGAAGGTGGCAATTCTCAATGCTAATTACATCGCCCACAGACTCAGTGATTACTATCCGGTGCTGTATAAGGGGAAAAATGATTTAGTTGCCCATGAGTGTATTTTAGATTTGCGATCGCTCAAAAAATCTGCGAGTATCGAAATCGATGATATTGCCAAGCGGCTGATAGATTATGGTTTCCATGCGCCGACTGTCTCTTGGCCTGTGGCTGGTACTATTATGGTGGAACCGACGGAAAGCGAGTCTAAGGAGGAGTTAGACCGTTTCTGTGATGCGTTGATTGCTATTCGTGGGGAAATCTCGGCAATTGAATCAGGAAAGATGGATATTCAAGATAATCTCTTGAAGAATGCACCTCATACTGCCCAAAGTTTGATTGTGGGTGAATGGAATCACGGCTATTCTCGTGAACAAGCTGCTTACCCTGCGCCTTGGACGCGTGAACATAAGTTCTGGCCGAGTGTGGGAAGAGTTGATGCGGCGTTTGGCGATCGCAATTTTGTTTGTTCTTGTCTGCCAATGGAAGCTTATCAGTGA
- a CDS encoding pentapeptide repeat-containing protein, translating to MKYWQLLASCVLAMVLFLFPLSAQAASSSSITRSVGDEVEIKDYSGQNLVGSEFTNVILENTNFSNADFRGGVFNGSLLEGVNMHGVDFSDGIAYLTQFKGGDFTDAIFTNAMMLRSVFDDVDITGADFTNAILDGTQIKKLCTQASGVNSQTGVDTRESLECR from the coding sequence ATGAAGTATTGGCAACTACTGGCTAGCTGTGTTTTAGCTATGGTTCTGTTTTTGTTTCCCCTCTCGGCGCAAGCTGCTAGTTCTTCCAGCATTACCCGTTCTGTGGGTGATGAAGTTGAGATTAAGGATTACTCTGGTCAAAATTTGGTGGGATCTGAGTTTACCAATGTGATTTTAGAGAATACTAATTTTAGCAATGCTGATTTCCGTGGCGGCGTATTTAACGGTTCGCTGTTGGAGGGAGTGAATATGCATGGTGTCGATTTTAGTGATGGTATCGCTTATTTGACACAGTTCAAGGGTGGGGATTTCACTGATGCGATATTCACTAACGCCATGATGTTACGTTCGGTTTTTGATGATGTTGACATCACGGGGGCTGATTTTACCAATGCAATTTTAGATGGGACGCAGATTAAAAAACTCTGCACTCAGGCTAGTGGGGTGAATTCTCAGACTGGTGTGGATACTCGCGAGTCTTTGGAATGTAGATAA
- the gcvT gene encoding glycine cleavage system aminomethyltransferase GcvT: protein MANQQDITQALARTPLYQRSAELKARFTSFGGWEMPVQFAGISKEHEAVRNAAGMFDISHMGKFTLQGKHLIDQLQRLVPSDLHRLQPGQAQYTVLLNPQGGIIDDIIVYFQGEDATGRQQAVIIVNASTTDKDQAWLLQQLDLNQVEFQDLSPEKVLIAVQGPKAAKYLQALVESDLEPIKAFGHLPATILGKPAFIARTGYTGEDGFEVMVDPEVGVELWEKLYQAGVTPCGLGARDTLRLEAAMALYGQDIDDTTTPLEAGLSWLVHLDTKGDFIGREVLAQQKADGVQKRLIGLQMSGRNIARHGYPVVSAGEVVGEITSGTLSPTLGYPIALAYVRTQLAKVCQQLEVEIRGKTYPGVVVKRPFYRAKNRVTS, encoded by the coding sequence GTGGCTAATCAACAAGACATCACCCAAGCCCTAGCGCGAACCCCCCTATATCAAAGGAGTGCAGAACTCAAAGCCCGCTTTACCAGCTTTGGCGGTTGGGAAATGCCTGTACAATTTGCTGGTATTAGCAAAGAACACGAAGCAGTGAGAAACGCCGCTGGAATGTTCGATATTTCCCACATGGGCAAATTTACCCTCCAAGGTAAACACCTAATTGACCAACTTCAGCGTTTAGTGCCTTCAGACTTGCACCGATTGCAACCAGGTCAAGCGCAATACACCGTATTGTTAAATCCCCAAGGGGGAATTATTGACGATATCATTGTCTATTTTCAGGGTGAAGATGCCACTGGTAGACAACAGGCTGTAATTATTGTCAATGCCTCAACCACAGATAAAGATCAAGCATGGCTATTACAACAGCTTGATCTCAATCAGGTAGAATTTCAAGACCTATCGCCAGAAAAAGTTTTAATTGCCGTCCAAGGGCCAAAAGCAGCGAAATATCTCCAGGCCTTAGTAGAGTCAGACTTAGAACCAATTAAAGCCTTTGGTCATCTCCCCGCAACAATACTGGGTAAACCTGCTTTTATAGCCCGCACAGGTTACACCGGCGAAGATGGTTTTGAGGTGATGGTTGATCCAGAAGTCGGAGTAGAATTGTGGGAAAAACTTTATCAAGCTGGCGTTACCCCCTGCGGACTTGGTGCTAGAGATACCCTGCGACTAGAAGCAGCAATGGCACTTTATGGACAAGATATCGACGACACCACCACACCCCTAGAAGCAGGTTTGAGTTGGCTGGTTCACCTCGATACCAAAGGTGATTTTATCGGTCGAGAAGTTTTAGCACAGCAAAAAGCCGATGGAGTGCAGAAGCGATTAATCGGCTTACAAATGTCAGGGCGTAATATCGCCCGTCACGGCTACCCAGTTGTCTCAGCAGGTGAAGTTGTGGGAGAAATTACTAGTGGGACATTATCGCCTACACTTGGTTATCCCATAGCCTTAGCCTACGTTCGTACACAGCTAGCAAAGGTTTGTCAACAGCTAGAGGTAGAAATTCGGGGCAAAACTTACCCAGGCGTTGTAGTAAAACGTCCCTTTTATCGCGCCAAAAATCGTGTCACTAGCTGA
- a CDS encoding NINE protein: protein MLTKRKSRSIAAILALSGTLTISGLHKFYLGQPLWGVLYVLLSWTPIPKVASAIEGVWYLAQDEEAFDRHFNLGKSAVKNSPQRSNQVEAIANAVRELDTLRQDGLITEYEFEQKRRQLLDQIS from the coding sequence ATGTTAACAAAACGCAAAAGTCGCAGCATTGCGGCAATTTTAGCTTTATCCGGGACGCTGACTATTTCCGGGTTACATAAGTTTTATTTGGGACAACCGTTGTGGGGTGTGTTGTATGTGTTGCTTTCCTGGACACCTATCCCCAAGGTAGCCAGCGCTATTGAGGGCGTTTGGTATTTAGCGCAAGATGAGGAAGCTTTTGACCGTCATTTTAATTTGGGTAAGTCAGCAGTGAAGAACTCACCACAAAGGAGTAATCAGGTGGAAGCGATCGCTAACGCTGTGCGTGAGTTAGATACTCTGCGTCAAGATGGACTGATTACTGAGTACGAATTTGAGCAAAAGCGCCGCCAGCTGCTAGACCAAATTTCTTGA
- a CDS encoding ABC transporter permease → MYLPILVLGFYSFNQSPYSASWQGFTLDWYYKLFSDERILSALKNSLIVAFCAVGISAVLGTLMAVGLARYQFLGKNLYRGISYLPLIIPDIAIAVATLVFLAAFAVPLSLWTIIAAHIVFCLAYIGVVVSSRLTNLDPHLEEAALDLGATPIQAFIKVLLPQLMPGIIAGCLLAFVLSLDDFLIASFTSGSGSNTLPLEIFSRIRTGVQPDMNALSVLLITVSAIVAFIAEFIRAFDHNK, encoded by the coding sequence ATGTATTTGCCTATACTGGTACTGGGCTTTTATAGCTTCAACCAGTCTCCCTACAGTGCATCTTGGCAAGGATTCACTCTTGATTGGTACTACAAATTATTCAGCGACGAGCGGATTTTATCAGCTTTGAAAAATAGTTTGATAGTGGCCTTTTGTGCGGTGGGTATTTCGGCTGTGTTGGGAACCTTAATGGCGGTAGGATTGGCACGTTATCAGTTTTTGGGTAAGAATTTGTATCGTGGTATTTCTTACCTACCATTAATTATTCCAGATATTGCGATCGCAGTAGCTACTTTAGTTTTTCTCGCCGCCTTTGCCGTTCCCTTGAGTTTGTGGACAATTATTGCCGCTCATATCGTATTTTGCCTAGCTTATATCGGAGTTGTAGTTTCTTCCAGACTGACAAATTTAGATCCCCACTTAGAAGAAGCAGCGTTAGATTTAGGCGCGACACCAATCCAAGCATTTATAAAAGTATTACTACCTCAGTTAATGCCTGGTATTATAGCTGGCTGTCTCCTAGCTTTTGTACTGAGTTTAGATGACTTTCTCATTGCCAGTTTCACATCAGGTAGCGGTTCTAACACCCTACCTCTAGAAATTTTTAGTCGCATTAGAACAGGAGTTCAGCCTGATATGAATGCTTTGAGTGTTCTCCTGATTACAGTATCGGCAATTGTCGCCTTTATAGCTGAATTTATTCGTGCTTTTGATCACAATAAATAA